A single region of the Arthrobacter sp. zg-Y820 genome encodes:
- the adhP gene encoding alcohol dehydrogenase AdhP: MASMQAAVVNELGRGLSVEEVAVLEPGPNQVLVKLVATGVCHTDLHAADGDWPVKPTPPFIPGHEGVGEVVQVGEGVTDLQPGDMVGNAWLAYACGACEYCRTGWETLCELQKNSGYSVDGSFGQYMLVDSRFAARIPEGADPHDIAPVLCAGVTVYKGLKVSEARPGQWVVISGIGGLGHIAVQYAKAMGLRVAAVDIADDKLELARKYGAEVLVNANTEDPVEAIQNKVGGAHGILVTAVHPKAFGQAIGMARRGGTIVFVGLPPGDFPTPIFDVVLKGLTIRGSIVGTRQDLAEAIDFYDRGLIHPNISTRNLEEINSVMDELREGRVDGRVVIGF; encoded by the coding sequence ATGGCCAGCATGCAAGCAGCAGTGGTGAATGAACTCGGCAGGGGACTTTCCGTCGAGGAAGTGGCAGTGCTCGAGCCCGGTCCGAATCAGGTGCTCGTCAAACTGGTGGCGACCGGCGTGTGCCACACGGACCTGCACGCGGCAGACGGAGACTGGCCCGTAAAGCCAACTCCGCCGTTTATTCCCGGTCATGAGGGCGTCGGCGAGGTGGTGCAGGTCGGTGAGGGCGTCACCGACCTGCAGCCCGGCGACATGGTGGGAAACGCCTGGCTCGCCTATGCCTGCGGTGCGTGCGAGTACTGCAGGACGGGCTGGGAAACCCTCTGCGAGCTGCAGAAGAACAGCGGCTACTCGGTGGACGGGTCCTTTGGCCAGTACATGCTCGTGGATTCCCGCTTCGCGGCGCGTATACCCGAGGGCGCCGACCCGCATGACATCGCTCCCGTCCTGTGCGCCGGGGTCACCGTTTACAAGGGTCTGAAGGTCAGCGAGGCCCGGCCTGGGCAGTGGGTTGTCATATCCGGAATCGGCGGGCTCGGACACATTGCCGTGCAGTATGCCAAGGCCATGGGGCTGCGCGTCGCGGCTGTGGACATCGCCGATGACAAGCTGGAGCTGGCCAGGAAATACGGGGCCGAGGTGTTGGTCAATGCGAATACCGAAGACCCCGTCGAGGCCATCCAGAACAAGGTCGGCGGCGCCCACGGCATCTTGGTTACCGCGGTGCATCCAAAGGCCTTTGGCCAGGCCATCGGCATGGCCCGGCGCGGAGGAACGATTGTCTTCGTCGGGTTGCCGCCCGGAGACTTCCCGACGCCGATCTTCGACGTGGTCCTCAAGGGCCTGACGATTCGGGGGTCGATCGTGGGCACCCGGCAGGATCTGGCGGAAGCCATCGACTTCTACGACCGTGGACTCATCCATCCCAATATCAGCACCCGCAACTTGGAGGAGATCAACAGCGTGATGGACGAGCTTCGTGAGGGCCGGGTCGACGGCCGAGTGGTCATCGGGTTCTGA
- a CDS encoding polyprenyl synthetase family protein — protein METNPLLDPATGHEQVEGVLKGFFERAKLRAAKVSPSYLSLWETLEQSTAGGKRVRPGILMTAYRHLGGTDIGAAARVGAAFELLHTALIIHDDVIDLDFVRRGHDNVSGVYRSLAETAGQTREAARHRGMSTGIIAGDLALTGAFRMLDTVDTDPRTRLRLAEILDEAVFASAAGELIDVDFSFSPGAPPVREILDMERLKTAVYSFEAPLQAGAVLAGADDDVVAILGDFGRDTGIAYQLVDDLLGVFGKESATGKSNLSDLREGKRTVLISHASQGPCWGELSHLIGNPDLTPEDADRARAVLTRCGARDYAQSLAEEFAARARTHLDSPAIPAPLRLVLERIVAGAVNRGR, from the coding sequence ATGGAGACCAACCCCCTGCTCGACCCAGCAACCGGACACGAGCAGGTGGAGGGCGTCCTGAAGGGATTTTTTGAGCGGGCGAAGCTTCGCGCCGCCAAAGTCAGTCCCAGTTACCTTAGCCTCTGGGAGACGCTGGAGCAGTCGACGGCAGGCGGCAAACGGGTCCGCCCCGGCATTCTCATGACGGCGTACCGCCACCTGGGAGGCACCGACATCGGCGCCGCGGCACGGGTGGGCGCGGCTTTTGAATTGCTGCACACCGCGCTGATCATCCACGACGACGTCATCGACCTGGACTTTGTCCGCCGCGGCCATGACAACGTGTCCGGGGTCTACCGGTCCCTGGCGGAGACGGCGGGACAGACGCGGGAGGCAGCCCGGCACCGCGGCATGTCGACCGGTATCATCGCCGGCGACCTGGCCCTGACCGGCGCCTTTCGGATGCTGGACACCGTGGACACGGATCCGCGGACCCGGCTGCGCCTGGCCGAAATCCTCGACGAGGCGGTGTTCGCGTCAGCGGCCGGGGAACTGATCGACGTCGACTTCTCCTTCTCTCCGGGTGCTCCGCCGGTGCGCGAGATCTTGGACATGGAACGGCTGAAAACCGCCGTCTACTCCTTCGAGGCGCCCCTGCAGGCCGGTGCGGTGCTTGCCGGAGCGGACGACGACGTCGTCGCCATCCTGGGCGACTTCGGCCGGGACACGGGAATCGCCTACCAGCTGGTGGACGACCTGCTGGGCGTCTTCGGCAAGGAGAGCGCCACCGGCAAATCGAACCTCAGCGATCTCCGCGAGGGCAAGCGGACGGTGCTCATCTCGCACGCGTCGCAGGGGCCCTGCTGGGGCGAGCTCTCGCACCTGATCGGCAACCCCGATCTCACGCCCGAAGACGCGGACCGGGCCCGGGCGGTCCTGACCCGGTGCGGTGCCCGCGATTACGCCCAGTCCCTGGCGGAGGAGTTTGCCGCCCGGGCCCGGACCCATCTGGACTCCCCGGCCATCCCCGCCCCGCTGCGCCTGGTGCTGGAACGCATCGTTGCCGGCGCCGTGAACCGGGGACGCTAG
- a CDS encoding nucleotidyltransferase family protein, translated as MPSPVAAVVLAAGAGTRLGLGNKALLPFRGRPLIETIIAQLHDGGCTRLIVVLGFEAEQVLAKIRLGPATAVTNPDWESGMGSSFRCGVQAAAAYCPEAPILVALADQPGLTAAAVAGLIAQHRPGRITAAGYRVAGSAPGADSLRRAHPVLFDAALALEAARGAEGDAGARAFLSANPGRVDVVDCSDLGDGRDVDAPADLPLLEAAPGPVWQLRFRNR; from the coding sequence TTGCCTTCCCCGGTGGCCGCCGTCGTGCTGGCGGCCGGGGCGGGCACCCGCCTGGGACTGGGAAACAAGGCACTGCTGCCCTTCCGTGGCCGGCCCCTGATCGAAACCATCATTGCCCAACTGCACGACGGCGGCTGCACCCGGCTCATCGTGGTGCTGGGCTTCGAAGCCGAGCAGGTTCTGGCTAAAATCCGGCTCGGTCCGGCCACCGCCGTCACCAATCCAGACTGGGAGTCCGGCATGGGTTCCTCGTTCCGCTGCGGAGTGCAGGCAGCGGCCGCCTACTGCCCTGAAGCGCCGATCCTGGTGGCCCTGGCGGATCAACCCGGCCTCACCGCGGCCGCCGTTGCAGGGCTGATCGCCCAGCACCGGCCTGGCCGGATCACCGCCGCCGGCTACCGGGTGGCCGGATCCGCTCCCGGCGCGGACTCCCTGCGCCGGGCGCATCCGGTCCTTTTCGACGCGGCGCTGGCCCTGGAAGCCGCCCGCGGCGCCGAGGGCGACGCCGGTGCCCGCGCCTTCCTCTCCGCCAACCCGGGCAGAGTCGACGTCGTGGACTGTTCCGACCTGGGCGACGGCCGGGACGTGGACGCCCCCGCTGACCTGCCGCTGCTGGAAGCCGCACCGGGCCCCGTGTGGCAGCTCCGGTTCAGGAACCGATAG
- a CDS encoding aldehyde dehydrogenase family protein: MTVYAQPGTEGSKFSFKSRYENWIGGEWVAPVKGNYFENISPVTGKVFCEIARGTSEDIDLALDAAHKASPAWGKTAVAERALILNRIADRIEENLELLAVAEVWDNGKPIREVLAADLPLAIDHFRYFAGAIRAQEGTLSQLDDNTTAYHFHEPLGVVGQIIPWNFPILMAVWKLAPALAAGNAVVLKPAEQTPASIMVLMEIIADLLPAGVLNVVNGFGVEAGKPLASSPRIRKIAFTGETTTGRLIMQYASQNLIPVSLELGGKSPNIFFADVAQENDAFYDKALEGFNMFALNQGEVCTCPSRALVQDSFYDSFMSDALARTAQIIQGNPLDTTTMVGAQASNDQLEKILSYMDIAHQEGAKVLAGGERLMLDGDLAGGFYVKPTVFEGTNNMRIFQEEIFGPVVSVARFSDYGEAMSLANDTLYGLGAGVWSRNGNIAYRAGRDIQAGRVWVNNYHAYPAHSAFGGYKSSGIGRENHAMMLDHYQQTKNLLVSYAETKQGFF, from the coding sequence ATGACCGTTTATGCGCAGCCCGGCACCGAGGGATCCAAGTTTTCCTTCAAGTCCCGGTATGAGAACTGGATCGGCGGAGAGTGGGTGGCCCCGGTCAAGGGCAACTACTTCGAGAACATCTCCCCGGTCACCGGGAAGGTTTTCTGCGAGATTGCCCGCGGCACCTCCGAAGACATCGACCTCGCCCTGGACGCGGCCCACAAGGCCTCGCCGGCCTGGGGCAAGACCGCCGTGGCGGAGCGGGCCCTGATCCTGAACCGGATCGCCGACCGCATCGAGGAGAACCTCGAACTGCTCGCCGTCGCCGAGGTCTGGGACAACGGCAAGCCCATCCGCGAGGTCCTTGCCGCGGACCTGCCGCTGGCCATCGACCACTTCCGCTACTTCGCCGGAGCCATCCGCGCGCAGGAAGGCACGCTGTCCCAGCTCGATGACAACACCACCGCCTACCACTTCCATGAACCGCTCGGCGTCGTGGGCCAGATCATTCCGTGGAACTTCCCCATCCTGATGGCCGTCTGGAAGCTGGCGCCGGCGCTGGCAGCCGGCAACGCCGTCGTCCTGAAGCCCGCCGAGCAGACCCCGGCCTCGATCATGGTGCTGATGGAAATCATCGCCGACCTGCTGCCCGCCGGCGTGCTGAACGTGGTCAACGGATTCGGTGTGGAGGCCGGCAAGCCGCTGGCGTCCTCGCCCCGGATCCGCAAGATCGCGTTCACCGGTGAAACCACCACCGGGCGCCTGATCATGCAGTACGCCTCGCAGAACCTGATTCCGGTCAGCCTGGAACTGGGCGGCAAGAGCCCGAACATCTTCTTCGCCGACGTGGCGCAGGAAAACGACGCGTTCTACGACAAGGCGCTGGAAGGCTTCAACATGTTCGCGCTGAACCAGGGCGAAGTCTGCACCTGCCCCTCGCGCGCCCTGGTCCAGGACTCCTTCTACGACAGCTTCATGTCCGACGCGCTGGCCCGCACCGCGCAGATCATCCAGGGCAACCCGCTGGACACCACCACCATGGTGGGCGCGCAGGCCTCCAACGACCAGCTGGAGAAGATCCTCTCCTACATGGACATCGCCCACCAGGAAGGCGCCAAGGTCCTCGCCGGCGGCGAGCGGCTGATGCTCGACGGCGATCTGGCCGGCGGCTTCTACGTGAAGCCCACGGTCTTTGAGGGCACCAACAACATGCGGATCTTCCAGGAGGAGATCTTCGGTCCGGTGGTGTCAGTGGCCCGGTTCTCCGACTACGGCGAAGCCATGAGTCTTGCCAATGACACCCTCTACGGCCTCGGTGCCGGGGTCTGGTCCCGGAACGGGAACATCGCCTACCGGGCGGGCCGGGACATCCAGGCCGGGCGGGTCTGGGTGAACAATTACCACGCCTATCCGGCGCACTCGGCGTTCGGCGGCTACAAGTCCTCGGGCATCGGGCGGGAAAACCACGCCATGATGCTGGACCACTACCAGCAGACCAAGAACCTGCTGGTCAGCTACGCCGAAACAAAGCAGGGCTTCTTCTAA
- a CDS encoding TerC family protein, with protein sequence MTVSPLIWGVTLAVILGLLAFDYFFHIRKAHTPTLKEAGIWSSIYVGLALLFGVLVFVFGGSAAGAEYFAGYVTEKALSVDNLFVFLIIIASFRVPREDQQKVLLFGIVFSLIARTGFIFLGAALINSFSWVFYIFGLILLLTAGNLLKPEGENDEADNFIIRLAKRVLPTTDHYDGDKLFTVENGKKVLTPMLLVMVAIGGTDILFALDSIPAIFGLTQSTYIVFTATAFSLMGLRQLYFLIDGLLDRLIYLSYGLAAILAFIGVKLVLHALHENTLPFINDGQHVSVIEISTGLSLTVIIGVLVVTVIASLVSPAGKATAAVKNARRHATSYLDLSYTADEAERERIYTALCEEEQQILTMDKKYRDKVKDIESIRAEVARAHEAHAKYIKS encoded by the coding sequence ATGACTGTTTCCCCCCTGATCTGGGGAGTGACGCTAGCCGTCATTCTGGGCCTGCTGGCCTTTGACTATTTCTTCCACATTCGGAAGGCGCACACGCCAACCCTCAAGGAAGCCGGCATCTGGTCCAGCATCTATGTTGGCCTGGCCCTGCTGTTCGGCGTATTGGTCTTCGTCTTCGGCGGATCCGCCGCCGGCGCTGAGTACTTCGCCGGCTATGTGACCGAGAAGGCGCTGTCCGTCGACAACCTCTTCGTCTTCCTCATCATCATCGCCAGCTTCCGGGTTCCCCGCGAAGACCAGCAGAAGGTCCTGCTGTTCGGCATTGTCTTCTCACTGATTGCCCGCACCGGCTTCATCTTCCTGGGCGCGGCACTCATCAACTCCTTCTCCTGGGTCTTCTACATCTTCGGTCTGATCCTGCTGCTCACCGCCGGGAACCTGCTTAAGCCCGAAGGCGAGAACGACGAGGCGGACAACTTCATCATCCGCCTGGCCAAGCGGGTGCTTCCCACCACTGACCACTACGACGGCGACAAGCTCTTCACCGTTGAAAACGGCAAGAAGGTCCTCACCCCGATGCTGCTGGTCATGGTGGCCATCGGCGGAACCGACATCCTCTTCGCACTGGACTCCATTCCGGCGATCTTCGGCCTGACCCAGAGCACCTACATCGTCTTCACGGCCACCGCGTTCTCGCTGATGGGCCTGCGCCAGCTCTACTTCCTGATCGACGGACTGCTGGACCGCCTGATCTACCTCTCCTACGGCCTGGCAGCCATCCTCGCCTTCATCGGCGTGAAGCTCGTGCTGCACGCCCTGCACGAGAACACCCTGCCGTTCATCAACGACGGCCAGCACGTTTCGGTCATCGAGATCAGCACCGGGCTGTCGCTGACCGTGATCATCGGCGTCCTCGTGGTCACCGTCATCGCCTCCCTGGTGAGCCCTGCAGGCAAGGCCACCGCGGCCGTGAAGAACGCCCGCCGGCATGCCACCAGCTACCTGGACCTCTCCTACACGGCGGACGAGGCAGAGCGCGAGCGCATCTACACGGCCCTCTGCGAGGAGGAGCAGCAGATCTTGACGATGGACAAGAAGTACCGCGACAAGGTCAAGGACATCGAATCCATCAGGGCCGAGGTGGCCCGGGCGCACGAGGCGCACGCGAAGTACATCAAGTCCTAG
- the idi gene encoding isopentenyl-diphosphate Delta-isomerase, whose translation MVKHAELVVLVDPDGTPVGTHEKATVHTTDTPLHLAFSTHVFNPAGQLLVTRRALSKLTWPGVWTNSFCGHPGPGESTDDAVLRRAERELGLALQPEQLTLKLPDFRYRAVDASGIVEHEICPVYTAVTEADPVPAPDEVMDWKWADPVALAESVRLAPWAFSPWLVLQLPLLYPEA comes from the coding sequence ATGGTAAAGCACGCGGAACTGGTCGTTCTCGTGGATCCGGACGGCACGCCCGTCGGTACGCACGAAAAAGCTACGGTGCACACCACCGACACCCCTCTGCACCTGGCGTTCTCCACCCATGTCTTCAACCCTGCCGGTCAGCTGCTCGTCACCCGCCGGGCCCTGAGCAAGCTGACCTGGCCCGGCGTGTGGACCAATTCCTTCTGCGGGCACCCCGGCCCGGGCGAATCAACCGACGACGCCGTCCTGCGGCGCGCCGAGCGCGAACTGGGCCTGGCCCTGCAGCCCGAACAGCTGACGCTGAAGCTGCCCGATTTCAGGTACCGCGCGGTGGATGCCTCGGGCATCGTCGAGCACGAGATTTGCCCCGTCTACACAGCGGTCACCGAGGCGGACCCGGTTCCGGCACCGGACGAAGTCATGGACTGGAAGTGGGCCGATCCGGTGGCCCTGGCCGAATCCGTGCGTCTGGCGCCCTGGGCGTTCAGCCCGTGGCTGGTGCTGCAGCTGCCCCTGCTCTACCCGGAGGCGTAG
- a CDS encoding DUF779 domain-containing protein, whose product MSDSGLDAAVTMPGESFSRVSLTPEAQELLQQLRETHGPLMFHQSGGCCDGSSPMCFPAGDFITSEADVLLGTFELVPGEPLEFWMSLEQFEYWKHTHLTVDVVAGRGSGFSVEAPEGKRFLIRSRLMDV is encoded by the coding sequence CTGTCGGATTCCGGCCTGGACGCTGCCGTGACGATGCCCGGGGAGAGTTTTTCCCGGGTGTCGCTCACCCCGGAGGCGCAGGAGCTGCTGCAGCAGCTCCGCGAGACACACGGCCCGCTGATGTTCCATCAGTCCGGGGGCTGCTGCGACGGATCCTCGCCCATGTGCTTTCCGGCGGGGGACTTCATCACTTCGGAGGCCGACGTGCTCCTGGGAACCTTCGAACTGGTACCGGGGGAGCCCCTGGAATTCTGGATGTCGCTGGAACAGTTCGAATATTGGAAGCACACCCACCTCACCGTGGATGTCGTCGCGGGTCGGGGCAGTGGTTTTTCCGTCGAAGCACCGGAGGGCAAGCGGTTCCTGATCCGTTCCCGCCTGATGGACGTCTGA
- a CDS encoding DUF4193 domain-containing protein yields MATDYDAPRKTEDDGASTASLEELQAQRSVTPSATAVDVDETDAAENFELPGADLSGEELLVRVVPAQDDEFTCASCFLVRHRSQVALEKNGQKYCSDCEG; encoded by the coding sequence ATGGCAACAGATTACGACGCACCGCGCAAGACTGAGGACGATGGAGCTTCCACCGCCTCACTGGAGGAACTGCAGGCCCAGCGCAGTGTGACACCGTCCGCCACGGCAGTGGACGTCGACGAAACCGACGCTGCGGAAAACTTTGAGCTTCCCGGCGCCGACCTCTCCGGCGAAGAACTGCTGGTCCGGGTGGTCCCGGCCCAGGACGACGAATTCACCTGTGCCTCCTGCTTCCTGGTCCGCCACCGCTCCCAGGTGGCCCTGGAAAAGAACGGGCAGAAATACTGCTCGGACTGCGAAGGCTGA
- a CDS encoding glycosyltransferase family A protein — protein sequence MPADLPSVSVVIPCLNDAAALDACLSSLARQSLPPFETVVVDNNSTDASAAVARRYGARVVHEPAPGIPAAASAGYDAARGQIIARCDADCVLPADWVLRIAEAFAAEPSLGALSGPGSFYGFPRPVGAVLSVLYLGSYYLAMGLALGHLPLFGSNLALRTSVWQQIRPAVHRDDPEMHDDVCLSLHVGQQYRCRFERTLVVGMAPRAVIGTANLARRFRRAFHTLWAHWPAEAPWVRWPRRYASG from the coding sequence ATGCCTGCCGACCTGCCCTCCGTCAGCGTGGTGATTCCCTGCCTGAACGACGCCGCAGCCCTCGACGCCTGCCTGTCCTCGCTGGCCCGGCAATCGCTGCCGCCCTTCGAAACGGTGGTGGTGGACAACAACAGCACCGATGCCAGTGCCGCTGTTGCCCGCCGGTACGGTGCCCGCGTGGTGCATGAACCGGCACCGGGCATCCCGGCGGCTGCGTCCGCGGGCTACGACGCCGCCCGCGGCCAGATCATTGCACGGTGTGACGCCGACTGTGTCCTGCCCGCGGATTGGGTTCTGCGGATAGCGGAAGCTTTCGCCGCCGAGCCGTCCCTTGGAGCGCTGTCCGGACCGGGCTCCTTCTACGGCTTTCCCCGCCCGGTGGGCGCCGTGCTCAGTGTGCTCTACCTCGGGTCCTACTACCTGGCCATGGGTTTGGCCCTGGGGCATCTGCCGCTCTTCGGATCGAACCTGGCCCTGCGGACATCCGTGTGGCAGCAGATCCGCCCCGCGGTGCACCGGGATGATCCGGAGATGCACGACGACGTCTGCCTCAGCCTGCATGTGGGCCAGCAATACCGATGCCGCTTTGAGCGGACCCTCGTGGTGGGAATGGCGCCGCGTGCGGTCATCGGCACCGCAAACCTTGCCCGCCGTTTCCGCCGCGCCTTCCATACGCTGTGGGCGCATTGGCCCGCGGAGGCGCCGTGGGTGCGCTGGCCGCGCCGCTACGCCTCCGGGTAA